From Cupriavidus oxalaticus:
ATCGCGCGCTTCCAGCGCGGCCAGTTCCTCTTCATGCGCGATCAGCGCCACGGCGACGCGGTTGAGCAGGCGCACGCGCTCGGCCGGGGCCATCTGGCCCCAGGCGCCCTCGGCGGCCTGGCGCGCGGCGTGGACCGCAACGTTGACGTCGGTGGCGTTGCCGCGGGCGATCTCGGCGAAGGGCTCGCCGTTGGACGGGTCGAACACCTTGATGCGCAGGCCGTTGTCCGGCGCGATCAGGCGGTTGGCAACAAAGTGCTGGGCATGCATGGGTGGCTCCGGCGCAGCACGAAGGCTGCGGCTATTCAGTGTCGGCTGAAGAATGCGCCATTATCGCGCACGCGGGCGTCGCTGCAACGCGTTGCAGCGAGCAGGGAAGTCAGAACGGGCCTGGCTTGTCAGCAACCGGTCAGGCGCGAGCCGTTATAATGCCCGCCATCCGACAACACAGCGCAGGCATCTGGAGAACCGCATGAGCTTCAACCTCGTCACCCCGGGCAAGGACATCCCCAACGATTTCAACGTCATCATCGAGATCTCGGCCCAGAGCGATCCGGTGAAGTACGAGGCAGACAAGGAAACCGGCCTGCTGTTCGTGGACCGCTTCATCGGCACCGGCATGCGCTATCCGGCCAACTACGGCTACATTCCGCAGACCCTGTCGGGCGACGGCGACCCGGTGGACGTGCTGGTGCTGTCCCCGTTCCCGATCCTGGCCGGCGCCGTGGTGCGCTGCCGTGCACTCGGCATGCTGAAGATGACCGACGAGTCGGGCGTGGACGCCAAGCTGGTCGCCGTGCCGGTGGACAAGCTGTCGCCCGCCACCGCCTACATGAAGGGCCTGTCGGACGTGCCGCAGAACCTGCTGGACCAGATCAAGCACTTCTTTGAGCACTACAAGGCACTGGAAGCCGGCAAGTGGGTCAAGGTCGAAG
This genomic window contains:
- the ppa gene encoding inorganic diphosphatase; its protein translation is MSFNLVTPGKDIPNDFNVIIEISAQSDPVKYEADKETGLLFVDRFIGTGMRYPANYGYIPQTLSGDGDPVDVLVLSPFPILAGAVVRCRALGMLKMTDESGVDAKLVAVPVDKLSPATAYMKGLSDVPQNLLDQIKHFFEHYKALEAGKWVKVEGWAGIEEAHKEITDGVANYKK